Proteins from a genomic interval of Enterococcus faecium:
- the gpmA gene encoding 2,3-diphosphoglycerate-dependent phosphoglycerate mutase: MPKLVFSRHGLSEWNALNQFTGWADVNLAPEGIEEAKEGGRKIKEAGIEFDVAYTSVLTRAIKTCNLILEYSDQLWVPQIKSWRLNERHYGKLQGLNKKETAEKYGDEQVHIWRRSYDTLPPLMEETDEGSAANDRRYAMLDKRDIPGGENLKVTLERALPFWQDEIAPALLDNKTVLVAAHGNSLRALAKHIEGISDEDIMDLEIPTGQPLVYELNDDLTVAKKYYL; this comes from the coding sequence ATGCCAAAATTAGTTTTTTCTCGTCACGGTCTTAGTGAATGGAATGCATTGAACCAATTTACTGGTTGGGCTGATGTAAATCTAGCACCAGAAGGAATCGAAGAAGCAAAAGAAGGCGGACGCAAAATCAAAGAAGCTGGAATCGAATTTGATGTTGCTTACACTTCTGTTTTAACTCGTGCAATCAAAACATGTAACTTGATCTTAGAATATTCAGATCAACTTTGGGTACCACAAATCAAATCATGGCGCTTAAACGAACGTCACTATGGTAAATTACAAGGTTTGAACAAAAAAGAAACAGCTGAAAAATACGGCGACGAACAAGTGCACATCTGGCGTCGTTCTTACGATACTCTTCCTCCATTAATGGAAGAAACTGACGAAGGTTCTGCAGCAAATGACCGTCGTTACGCAATGTTAGACAAACGCGATATTCCTGGTGGAGAAAACTTGAAAGTGACATTAGAACGCGCTTTGCCATTCTGGCAAGATGAAATTGCTCCAGCATTACTAGACAACAAAACTGTTTTAGTAGCTGCACATGGTAACTCATTACGCGCCCTAGCTAAACATATCGAAGGTATCTCTGACGAAGACATCATGGATCTTGAAATTCCAACAGGTCAACCACTTGTTTATGAATTAAATGATGACTTAACAGTTGCTAAAAAATACTACCTATAA
- the rpiA gene encoding ribose-5-phosphate isomerase RpiA, with protein MNLKQLAGIEAAKFVKDGMIVGLGTGSTAYYMVEEIGRRMREEGLRITGVTTSNATKEQAEKLGIPLKSIDEVPVVDLTIDGADEISADFQGIKGGGAALLFEKIVATYSKETIWIVDSSKLVDKLGKFPLPVEVIPYGSQQLLHIFEEKGFQPVLRTDENGEVLTTDGGHYIIDLHLEVIEQPESLATYLDELVGVVEHGLFLNMVSKVVVGSEKGVEILDAIRRK; from the coding sequence ATGAATTTAAAACAATTAGCTGGCATTGAAGCCGCGAAATTCGTAAAGGACGGGATGATCGTAGGTCTCGGGACCGGTTCAACCGCCTATTATATGGTAGAAGAGATTGGTCGCCGTATGCGTGAAGAAGGTTTACGTATCACAGGAGTTACTACTTCAAATGCGACAAAAGAACAAGCGGAAAAATTAGGAATACCGTTAAAGAGTATTGATGAAGTCCCCGTAGTCGATTTGACAATAGACGGTGCTGATGAAATCAGTGCTGATTTTCAAGGGATCAAAGGCGGCGGCGCTGCTTTGCTTTTCGAGAAAATAGTCGCTACGTACTCAAAAGAAACGATTTGGATCGTTGATTCTTCTAAATTAGTCGATAAACTTGGGAAGTTCCCACTCCCAGTTGAAGTGATCCCTTATGGCTCCCAACAGCTACTTCATATTTTTGAAGAAAAAGGATTCCAACCCGTCTTGCGTACAGACGAAAACGGAGAAGTCTTAACCACAGATGGTGGTCATTACATCATTGATCTGCATCTAGAAGTCATCGAACAGCCAGAAAGCTTAGCTACCTATTTAGATGAACTTGTTGGGGTAGTAGAACATGGGCTTTTCCTAAACATGGTTTCTAAAGTAGTTGTCGGCTCAGAAAAAGGCGTTGAGATTCTTGACGCAATCCGTCGTAAATAA
- a CDS encoding purine-nucleoside phosphorylase — MTKLSEMLQETTQFILDKGVKEIDFGLILGSGLGELADEIEDAVMISYDEIPFFPVSTVVGHAGKLVYGSLAGKKVLAMQGRFHYYEGHSMQTVTYPVRVMAGLGAHSVIVTNACGGVNESFVPGDLMLITDHINFTGENPLIGPNEDAMGPRFPDMSQAYTPDYQATAKAAAEKLGLDLKEGVYMGYSGPTYETPAEIRMSRTIGADAVGMSTVPEVIVAAHSGLKVLGISCITNLAAGMQANLSHEEVVETTQRVKQSFKALVKETLTLL; from the coding sequence ATGACCAAGTTAAGCGAGATGTTACAAGAAACGACCCAGTTTATCCTTGATAAAGGAGTAAAAGAAATTGATTTTGGTTTGATTCTAGGTTCAGGATTAGGTGAATTAGCAGATGAAATCGAAGATGCTGTAATGATTTCTTATGATGAGATCCCGTTCTTTCCTGTTTCGACAGTAGTTGGGCATGCAGGAAAGCTAGTTTATGGGTCTCTGGCAGGCAAGAAAGTGTTAGCCATGCAAGGGAGATTCCACTACTATGAAGGTCATTCCATGCAAACAGTGACCTATCCAGTACGTGTGATGGCCGGACTAGGGGCCCATTCAGTCATTGTGACTAATGCATGTGGTGGTGTCAACGAATCATTTGTACCAGGAGATTTGATGCTGATTACCGATCATATCAATTTTACTGGTGAAAATCCTTTGATCGGTCCGAATGAAGATGCAATGGGCCCTAGATTTCCAGATATGAGTCAAGCTTATACGCCTGACTATCAAGCAACAGCAAAAGCAGCAGCAGAAAAACTAGGTTTGGATCTTAAAGAAGGCGTATATATGGGCTATTCTGGACCAACTTATGAAACGCCTGCGGAGATCCGAATGTCTCGGACAATAGGAGCCGATGCAGTAGGGATGTCGACTGTTCCAGAAGTCATCGTAGCAGCTCACAGCGGATTAAAAGTGTTAGGAATCTCTTGTATTACCAACTTAGCAGCAGGTATGCAAGCGAATCTGAGCCATGAAGAAGTTGTAGAAACAACTCAGAGAGTCAAACAATCTTTTAAAGCATTGGTTAAAGAAACATTGACATTATTGTAA
- the deoB gene encoding phosphopentomutase: MFKRVHLIVMDSVGIGEAPDADKFGDVGSDTLGHIAKEAGLNVPHLEQLGLGTIRPLEGVESVKDHQGYATKLEEVSVGKDTMTGHWEIMGLNIKTPFRVFPNGFPDDLIKQIEEFSGRKVVCNKPYSGTAVIDDYGEHQMKTGDLIVYTSADPVLQIAAHEEIIPLEELYRICQFVRDITKDDPYMIGRIIARPYVGEPGDFTRTSNRHDYALNPFGHTVLDSLKEAGKDVIAVGKINDIFNGQGITESVRTKSNMDGVDQLLKVMKNDFSGISFTNLVDFDALYGHRRDVVGYAHAIEEFDLRIPELLEAMEEDDLLMITADHGNDPTFTGTDHTREYVPLLVYSKKMKEQGALPQGYYSDISATIAENFSVSSTENGESFLKLLK, from the coding sequence ATGTTTAAACGCGTACATCTGATCGTCATGGATTCAGTAGGAATTGGAGAAGCACCAGATGCCGATAAGTTCGGTGATGTTGGTTCTGATACATTAGGACACATTGCGAAAGAAGCAGGATTGAACGTTCCACATTTAGAGCAGCTTGGTTTAGGAACGATCCGTCCTCTTGAAGGTGTGGAATCAGTGAAAGATCATCAAGGCTATGCGACGAAATTAGAAGAAGTTTCTGTAGGGAAAGATACGATGACAGGCCACTGGGAAATCATGGGATTGAATATCAAAACTCCATTTCGTGTGTTTCCTAATGGATTCCCTGATGATCTGATCAAACAAATCGAAGAATTTTCTGGCCGTAAAGTCGTATGTAACAAACCTTATAGCGGAACAGCTGTTATTGACGATTACGGTGAACACCAAATGAAAACAGGCGATTTAATTGTATATACTTCTGCCGATCCTGTCCTTCAGATCGCGGCACATGAAGAAATCATTCCTTTAGAAGAATTATATCGGATTTGCCAATTCGTTCGTGATATAACAAAAGATGATCCGTATATGATTGGCCGAATCATTGCACGTCCGTACGTGGGTGAACCAGGAGACTTCACACGAACAAGCAATCGCCATGATTATGCGTTGAATCCATTCGGACACACAGTCCTTGATTCTTTGAAAGAAGCAGGAAAGGACGTGATTGCTGTTGGAAAGATCAACGATATTTTCAACGGACAAGGAATCACTGAATCTGTCCGCACGAAAAGCAATATGGATGGCGTTGACCAGCTGCTGAAAGTTATGAAAAACGATTTTTCAGGAATCAGCTTTACCAATTTAGTAGATTTTGATGCATTATACGGTCATCGTCGGGATGTAGTCGGCTATGCGCATGCGATTGAAGAATTTGACTTACGAATTCCAGAATTGCTTGAAGCGATGGAAGAAGACGACTTGCTAATGATTACAGCCGATCACGGAAACGATCCGACGTTTACTGGTACCGATCATACGCGAGAATATGTACCGTTATTGGTTTACAGTAAAAAAATGAAAGAACAAGGGGCATTGCCTCAAGGATATTATTCAGATATTTCAGCAACGATTGCTGAGAACTTTAGTGTTTCTTCGACTGAAAATGGCGAAAGCTTCTTGAAATTATTAAAATAA
- a CDS encoding ABC transporter permease encodes MNDRSEKFRNLLVPVLSVVLGLILGAILMAAFGFQPIQGYSSMLDAALGSQRGIGETLRQATPLIFTALGFSVANSAGFFNIGLSGQALCGWIVSVWVALAFPDLPKVVLLPLCVILGALAGAMAAAVPGLLRAFFGTSEVIVTIMMNYILLYVSTFALHEVMPESYRSSLDSSNMISQNASLRLPWLTQAFGGSRVNSGLFLAIIALIFVWLLMKKTTLGFEIRSVGLNPFASEYAGMSSKRTIVLSMVISGALAGLGGVVEGLGTYQNFFVQTTSLSIGFDGMAVSLLGSGSAIGILLSAILFSILKIGGLGMQTGAGVPFEIVNVSIALIIFFVGINFLIRFVMAKVFQGKKQEEIVATIESKPTNQNHEGGEL; translated from the coding sequence ATGAATGATCGCAGCGAAAAATTCCGTAATTTATTAGTGCCTGTACTTTCAGTTGTTTTAGGATTGATCTTAGGCGCGATATTGATGGCTGCTTTTGGTTTTCAGCCCATCCAAGGTTATTCTTCTATGCTAGATGCAGCCCTTGGTTCGCAAAGAGGGATAGGTGAAACGTTAAGGCAAGCAACGCCGTTGATTTTTACAGCATTAGGTTTTTCTGTAGCTAACTCAGCTGGGTTTTTCAATATTGGGCTTTCTGGACAAGCACTTTGCGGGTGGATCGTCAGTGTCTGGGTGGCACTTGCGTTTCCAGATCTGCCAAAAGTTGTTTTGCTTCCGTTATGCGTGATCTTAGGTGCCTTAGCTGGTGCGATGGCAGCGGCTGTTCCAGGTTTACTTCGAGCATTTTTTGGAACAAGTGAAGTGATCGTAACAATCATGATGAACTATATCTTATTATACGTAAGCACATTTGCTTTACATGAAGTGATGCCTGAAAGCTATCGCTCAAGTTTGGACTCTTCCAATATGATCAGTCAAAATGCCTCACTGCGGTTACCATGGTTAACACAAGCTTTTGGCGGCTCTCGCGTAAACTCAGGATTATTTTTAGCAATCATCGCGCTTATTTTCGTTTGGCTGCTGATGAAGAAAACGACTTTAGGATTTGAAATCCGTTCTGTTGGATTGAATCCTTTTGCTTCTGAGTATGCAGGAATGAGTAGTAAACGTACGATCGTTTTGTCGATGGTCATTTCTGGCGCTTTGGCAGGGCTTGGTGGTGTGGTTGAAGGATTAGGAACGTATCAAAACTTCTTTGTTCAAACGACTTCGCTATCTATTGGATTTGACGGAATGGCTGTTTCCTTGCTTGGTTCTGGATCAGCAATCGGTATTCTTTTATCAGCGATCTTGTTCAGTATTTTGAAGATCGGTGGACTTGGCATGCAGACAGGAGCAGGTGTTCCGTTTGAGATCGTCAATGTATCGATTGCTTTGATTATCTTCTTTGTCGGGATCAACTTCCTGATTCGTTTCGTCATGGCTAAAGTCTTCCAAGGGAAAAAACAAGAAGAGATCGTTGCGACAATAGAATCGAAACCAACGAATCAAAACCATGAAGGGGGCGAACTATAA
- the rpsL gene encoding 30S ribosomal protein S12, with the protein MPTINQLVRKPRKSKVEKSNSPALNKGYNSFKKTQTNVNSPQKRGVATRVGTMTPKKPNSALRKYARVRLSNLIEVTAYIPGIGHNLQEHSVVLLRGGRVKDLPGVRYHIVRGALDTAGVNDRKQSRSKYGTKKPKA; encoded by the coding sequence ATGCCTACAATTAACCAATTAGTACGTAAACCTCGTAAATCAAAGGTGGAAAAATCTAATTCACCTGCTTTGAACAAAGGATATAACAGCTTTAAGAAAACTCAAACTAACGTAAACTCACCTCAAAAACGTGGGGTAGCAACTCGTGTGGGTACAATGACACCTAAAAAACCGAACTCAGCTTTACGTAAATATGCACGTGTTCGTTTGTCAAACTTAATTGAAGTTACTGCTTATATCCCAGGGATTGGTCATAACTTACAAGAACACAGTGTTGTATTATTACGCGGTGGTCGTGTAAAAGACTTACCAGGGGTACGTTACCATATCGTTCGCGGTGCTTTAGATACTGCTGGTGTTAACGACCGTAAACAAAGCCGTTCTAAATACGGAACTAAAAAACCTAAAGCTTAA
- the rpsG gene encoding 30S ribosomal protein S7, with amino-acid sequence MPRKGPVAKRDVLPDPIYNSKLVTRLINRVMVDGKRGIAANIIYNAFDLIKESTGNDPLEVFEQAMKNVQPVLEVKARRVGGSNYQVPVEVRPERRVTLGLRWVVNYARLRGEHTMEERLAKEIMDAANNTGASVKKREDTHKMADANRAFAHYRW; translated from the coding sequence ATGCCACGTAAAGGTCCTGTTGCAAAACGTGATGTTTTACCAGATCCTATTTATAACTCAAAATTAGTAACTCGCTTGATCAACCGTGTAATGGTTGACGGAAAACGCGGGATTGCAGCTAACATTATCTATAATGCCTTTGACTTGATCAAAGAATCTACAGGTAACGATCCATTAGAAGTGTTTGAACAAGCAATGAAAAACGTTCAACCTGTTCTTGAAGTTAAAGCACGTCGTGTTGGGGGTTCAAACTACCAAGTACCAGTTGAAGTTCGCCCTGAACGCCGCGTTACTCTAGGTCTTCGTTGGGTAGTAAACTACGCTCGCTTGCGCGGTGAACACACAATGGAAGAACGCTTAGCAAAAGAAATCATGGATGCTGCAAACAACACAGGTGCTTCTGTTAAAAAACGTGAAGACACTCATAAAATGGCTGATGCCAACCGTGCGTTTGCTCACTATCGCTGGTAA
- a CDS encoding recombinase family protein codes for MKIIGYARTTINDVDLTTQVDQLSDFGCQEIFHETYEVEQNDSTAVHLESVIADMQQGDALVICQLHRLGKSTRQLTELTQLFKDRGLHLISLDEGIDTREMGKIYFQLMENLANMECALIKERTLVGLDEARKKGKIGGRPKIDAKTIKKIRRLYYEKKETIQFISSKCGVSVGTCYKYINLPEKEIEQLCI; via the coding sequence ATGAAAATTATTGGTTATGCACGCACAACCATAAATGACGTTGATTTAACAACTCAGGTTGATCAATTATCTGACTTTGGTTGTCAAGAAATTTTCCATGAGACATATGAAGTGGAACAAAATGATTCTACTGCTGTTCATTTGGAGTCAGTGATCGCTGACATGCAACAAGGCGATGCACTAGTCATTTGCCAACTTCATCGATTAGGCAAATCTACGCGGCAATTAACAGAACTCACGCAATTATTCAAAGATCGCGGGCTGCACTTGATTAGTCTTGATGAAGGAATCGATACGCGCGAAATGGGAAAAATCTATTTCCAATTAATGGAAAACCTAGCAAACATGGAGTGCGCATTGATCAAAGAACGTACATTAGTTGGATTAGATGAAGCTCGTAAAAAAGGAAAAATCGGCGGAAGACCAAAAATCGATGCAAAAACGATCAAAAAAATCCGACGTCTCTATTATGAAAAAAAAGAAACGATCCAATTTATTTCTTCAAAATGCGGTGTTTCAGTTGGAACATGTTATAAATATATCAATTTACCTGAAAAAGAAATCGAGCAATTATGCATCTAA
- the fusA gene encoding elongation factor G yields MTREFSLQNTRNIGIMAHIDAGKTTATERILYYTGKIHKIGETHEGASQMDWMEQEQERGITITSAATTAQWKGHRINIIDTPGHVDFTVEVERSLRVLDGAVTVLDAQSGVEPQTETVWRQATTYGVPRIVFANKMDKIGADFLYSVSTLHDRLQANAHPIQLPIGAEDDFTGIIDLVTMKAEMYTNDLGTEIEETEIPEEYRELAEEWREKLVEAVAETDEELTLKYLEGEEITEAELKEGIRRATVNVEFYPVLCGSAFKNKGVQLLLDAVLDYLPSPLDIPAIKGIDPKTDEEVERPADDSAPFSALAFKVMTDPFVGRLTFFRVYSGVLQSGSYVQNATKGKRERVGRILQMHANSRSEISEVYAGDIAAAVGLKDTTTGDTLCDEKSLVILESMEFPEPVIQVAIEPKSKADQDKMGVALQKLSEEDPTFRAETNVETGETIIAGMGELHLDIIVDRMRREFKVEANVGAPQVSYRETFRAGTQAEGKFVRQSGGKGQYGHVWIEFTPNEEGAGFEFENAIVGGVVPREYIPAVETGLKDAMENGVLAGYPLVDIKAKLYDGSYHDVDSNETAFRVAASMALRAAAKKANPVILEPIMAVEVVIPEDYLGDVMGHVTARRGRVEGMEARAGGQQVVRAMVPLAEMFGYATTLRSATQGRGTFTMTFDHYEDVPKSVQEEIIKKNGGKAE; encoded by the coding sequence ATGACCAGAGAATTTTCTTTACAAAACACTCGTAATATCGGTATCATGGCCCACATCGATGCTGGTAAAACGACTGCTACTGAACGTATCTTGTACTATACTGGTAAAATCCATAAAATTGGTGAAACTCATGAAGGAGCTTCACAAATGGACTGGATGGAACAAGAACAAGAACGTGGTATTACGATCACTTCTGCTGCTACTACAGCACAATGGAAGGGTCACCGAATCAACATCATCGACACACCAGGACACGTAGACTTCACAGTTGAAGTTGAACGTTCATTGCGTGTACTTGATGGTGCTGTAACTGTTCTTGATGCACAATCAGGTGTTGAACCTCAAACTGAAACAGTTTGGCGTCAAGCAACAACTTATGGTGTACCTCGTATCGTATTTGCAAACAAAATGGACAAGATCGGTGCTGACTTCTTATATTCAGTATCAACTTTACATGACCGTTTGCAAGCAAACGCTCACCCAATCCAATTACCAATTGGTGCGGAAGACGACTTCACAGGAATTATCGACCTTGTAACAATGAAGGCTGAAATGTATACAAACGATCTTGGAACAGAGATCGAAGAAACAGAAATTCCTGAAGAATACCGCGAATTAGCTGAAGAATGGCGCGAAAAATTGGTTGAAGCTGTAGCTGAAACTGATGAAGAACTTACTTTGAAATACTTAGAAGGTGAAGAAATCACTGAAGCTGAGTTAAAAGAAGGTATCCGCCGCGCAACAGTTAACGTAGAATTCTACCCAGTACTATGTGGTTCAGCATTTAAGAACAAAGGGGTTCAATTACTATTGGACGCTGTTCTTGATTACTTGCCATCACCGTTAGATATCCCAGCTATCAAAGGGATTGACCCTAAAACTGATGAAGAAGTAGAACGTCCTGCAGACGACAGCGCTCCTTTCTCAGCTTTAGCATTTAAAGTTATGACTGACCCATTCGTAGGTCGTTTAACTTTCTTCCGTGTGTACTCTGGTGTTTTACAATCAGGTTCATACGTACAAAACGCAACAAAAGGCAAACGTGAACGTGTTGGTCGTATCCTACAGATGCATGCCAACTCTCGTTCAGAAATCTCTGAAGTTTACGCTGGAGATATCGCTGCTGCTGTTGGTTTGAAAGACACAACTACTGGGGACACACTATGTGATGAAAAGAGTCTAGTTATTCTTGAATCCATGGAATTCCCAGAACCAGTTATCCAAGTCGCTATTGAACCTAAATCAAAAGCTGACCAAGATAAAATGGGTGTGGCTTTACAAAAACTATCTGAAGAAGATCCTACTTTCCGTGCTGAAACAAACGTGGAAACAGGCGAAACAATCATCGCTGGTATGGGTGAACTTCACTTAGATATCATCGTTGACCGTATGCGTCGTGAATTCAAAGTTGAAGCTAACGTAGGTGCGCCTCAAGTATCTTACCGTGAAACTTTCCGTGCTGGCACTCAAGCCGAAGGTAAGTTTGTACGTCAGTCTGGTGGTAAAGGTCAATACGGTCACGTATGGATTGAATTTACACCAAATGAAGAAGGTGCTGGTTTCGAATTTGAAAATGCGATCGTCGGTGGGGTTGTTCCTCGTGAATACATTCCAGCTGTTGAAACTGGTTTGAAAGATGCTATGGAAAATGGTGTCTTAGCTGGCTATCCATTAGTAGATATCAAAGCTAAACTTTACGATGGTTCATACCATGATGTCGATTCAAATGAAACTGCCTTCCGTGTTGCTGCTTCTATGGCATTACGTGCAGCAGCTAAGAAAGCTAATCCAGTAATCCTTGAACCAATCATGGCTGTAGAAGTTGTTATCCCTGAAGATTATTTAGGTGATGTTATGGGTCACGTAACTGCTCGTCGTGGACGTGTTGAAGGTATGGAAGCTCGCGCTGGCGGCCAACAAGTTGTTCGTGCGATGGTTCCACTTGCTGAAATGTTTGGTTATGCTACAACTCTTCGTTCTGCTACTCAAGGTCGTGGTACATTTACAATGACATTTGACCACTACGAAGATGTACCAAAATCAGTACAAGAAGAAATCATTAAGAAAAACGGCGGAAAAGCTGAATAA
- a CDS encoding ABC transporter permease, which translates to MSTIELIALILTSTLVYSTPLILTSLGGTFSERSGIVNVGLEGIMVMGAFSSIVFNLTMSPSLGSMTPWIAILVGGVVGILFSLIHAVATVSLRADHIISGTVINLMAPALGVFLIKAWYGKGQTDNITQNLGYFSFPGLADIPVIGPIFFKNTFLPAYCAILIAVLAWVIIFKTKFGLRLRSVGENPQAADTLGINVYAMRYSGVLISGLLGGMGGAVFAQSISGNFSAGTIVGQGFISMAAMIFGKWNPLGAMGASLFFGFAQSLSIIGAQLPVISSIPPVLLQIAPYLLTIIVLVVFLGKASGPKANGKNYIKSK; encoded by the coding sequence ATGTCGACTATCGAATTAATTGCCTTGATCCTTACTTCTACACTGGTTTATTCAACACCGCTAATTCTAACGTCACTAGGCGGAACTTTTTCTGAACGAAGCGGGATCGTAAACGTAGGGCTAGAGGGAATCATGGTCATGGGTGCTTTTAGTTCCATCGTTTTCAACTTGACGATGAGTCCATCACTTGGTTCTATGACACCATGGATCGCTATTTTAGTGGGTGGCGTCGTAGGTATCCTATTTTCTCTGATTCACGCAGTAGCAACAGTCAGTTTGCGTGCTGACCATATTATCAGCGGGACAGTAATTAATCTGATGGCACCTGCTTTAGGTGTTTTCTTGATCAAAGCATGGTATGGTAAAGGTCAAACTGATAACATCACGCAGAATCTGGGGTATTTTTCTTTCCCAGGATTAGCAGATATTCCGGTCATTGGACCAATTTTCTTTAAAAATACATTCTTACCTGCTTATTGTGCTATTTTGATTGCTGTCCTAGCTTGGGTGATCATCTTCAAGACGAAATTCGGCTTGCGCCTCCGTTCAGTTGGTGAAAATCCTCAAGCTGCCGACACATTAGGTATCAATGTATATGCTATGCGTTATTCAGGCGTACTGATTTCTGGCTTGTTAGGCGGTATGGGCGGTGCTGTTTTTGCTCAGTCGATTTCCGGTAACTTTTCAGCTGGTACGATCGTTGGACAAGGGTTCATCTCCATGGCTGCTATGATCTTTGGTAAGTGGAATCCTTTAGGGGCAATGGGTGCCTCATTGTTCTTTGGTTTTGCTCAAAGCTTGAGTATCATTGGCGCACAATTACCAGTTATTTCTTCGATTCCGCCAGTATTGCTGCAAATTGCTCCATATTTGCTGACAATCATTGTGCTGGTTGTTTTCTTAGGGAAAGCTTCTGGTCCAAAAGCAAACGGGAAGAACTATATCAAATCAAAATAA
- the deoD gene encoding purine-nucleoside phosphorylase: protein MSVHIEAKEGEIADKILLPGDPLRAKYIAETFLEDPVCYNQVRGMLGFTGKYKGERISVQGTGMGMPSATIYAHELIQSYGVKKLIRVGTCGALSKDVHVRDLVLAQGAATSSSMIEKNFQAFHFPPISDFNLLLKAYEIAKEKGYTVHVGNVLSEDSFYKDDLTETFQLAELGVLGVEMEAAALYYLGAKYHVQTLSLMTVSDHLITGEETTAAERQSTFNEMIEVGLETAIAE from the coding sequence ATGAGTGTGCATATTGAAGCGAAAGAAGGCGAGATCGCCGATAAGATTTTACTTCCGGGAGATCCTTTGCGAGCTAAATATATTGCGGAGACTTTTTTGGAAGATCCAGTTTGTTACAATCAGGTACGCGGTATGTTAGGCTTTACCGGCAAATATAAAGGAGAACGTATTTCTGTTCAAGGAACAGGAATGGGAATGCCATCAGCCACCATCTATGCCCATGAATTGATCCAGTCGTATGGTGTAAAGAAATTGATTCGAGTAGGTACATGCGGTGCATTGTCAAAAGACGTCCATGTTCGTGATTTAGTACTAGCACAAGGTGCAGCGACCAGTTCTTCGATGATCGAAAAAAATTTCCAAGCCTTTCATTTTCCTCCAATCAGTGATTTCAATCTATTACTGAAAGCATATGAGATAGCTAAAGAAAAGGGCTATACGGTTCATGTAGGAAATGTTCTTTCGGAAGATTCTTTCTACAAAGATGATTTGACAGAGACGTTCCAATTAGCTGAACTTGGCGTTTTAGGAGTGGAAATGGAAGCAGCGGCTCTTTATTACTTAGGCGCGAAATACCATGTGCAGACATTAAGTTTGATGACCGTTAGCGACCATTTGATCACCGGTGAAGAAACAACAGCTGCAGAACGTCAATCTACGTTCAATGAAATGATCGAAGTAGGATTGGAAACAGCGATAGCAGAATAA